ccccccagtaaaggggccgaactacacgtatgtattatggtttccgacagtcaatgaaaaaaatacgggacacttcattgagttgGGGGGGTCTGGGGGGCCTGctccagaaaatgttgcatttcttagatgtaatttcctgcatttacaTCCCATGTGCCGTTTCAGCTCGACCCATCAGGACCCATAcgtttatctctaaattccgataaaacgattctgtatttcaagggacttgtggggggccagaaccttcccgccccagggccgccatttgaatagccctggtctataATGATGTGAGGTGAAAATAGCCTGGTTTGATTATTTTGCATAGCATCTTCTTCTTTGGATGATGAATTGCTGAATCTGTGTGTGATACCCCCTgcctggattaacgcacaggcgagatatggctgcagcctaggggcctccacctgccagcccccccctccccccaatatTGTCCCTCATTCCTGGCACAGAATTACAACGCTGTCTGAAGTATGATGCTATATCTATGTGATTGTGTGGCAAAATATGCACTCGgcagggggcctacagcaacctgtagtctaggggccccagtccatattaatccagccctggggaCTCCTGTGCCTTGTAATATGCAAATGATGAGCCCTAATTATTTGTGTCGCTCGCTGTTTAAATCAATAGCCAGCCATCCCATCACAGTTCTCTGCATACATACTATAGTTACTTAATAAGATAAAACCAAGATGACACAATTAAGTGACATAATCCCTACATCTGCCTTGTCAATTGTCACTGCTATACAACATCTGGTTATTCAGAAAGCGTATTTAGTTCCACATGCACAATATCAAGACAATAAAACATCATGGCATGAAGCTCAGTAGATCCAGTAGTGCACAGCTTGTTTTCCTCAGTCTGGCCTGTTTAAGAGTCTCCTTGTAGCAAGCAAAATGATGCAGTATTCAATAAGGTAGTGTTTTAAAACTCATACTGTATATTGCTCCGCTGTTTCAGTCTCAAGTTTGAGTCTCCTGGAAGGCATGAATGACACTGTCGTATGCAGGTGGAGGAGTCTGGGTGGGTAGATATCCTTTTAACCCGTTGTTGCCGCCAAGCCAGAAGGACTGGCGCTTGTTCTCCGGGTTTGGAAAGGGGCTCCCTTCGCTGGAGGGGCTGGGCGTCTCCACATCCTGAGGACAAGGAGAGGACGGCGGGCTGCTGTGGTGCCAAGAGCCTCCCTTCTGCGGCGGGTGGAAGGTGGAGGCCTTGAAGGGCCCGCCGCCTAGCAGCTCGTCCGCGTCCACGGACGCCTGCCGGCGGATGTTGAGGTGGGCCGAGGCCAGGCTGTTGTCTCCCAGGTGCTGGAAGCCGTGGCTCCGGTACAGGCCCATGCGGTTGTGGTGGGCGCGGGAGTTGGGCCTCCGCTTGGAGGGCCTGGTGATGACCGCGGAGGCCCGGTGGCGGGACAGCCAAGTGAGGACGATGAAGATCAGGATGCCGATCAGGAGACCCACCAGCATGGACAGGCAGAAGGCCAGGACCACGCTCTCTGTGGAGCCCAGACAGACATCGGAGTTGCAATATCAGCACAAGTACAGTACATGGCTAAAATGACAAACTAAACACTGTGGTCATGGTCTCTAAGAATGACATAGTCAGGGGCGTAGCAGAATATTGTGCCCCCTATGTTCACTCTCcagccatgtaggcctatctatatcaatcagactgtgtgtgggccccctctacacatggggccctggtaactcagtcacactttacccccctgtacgacacccttGGACATAGTAATACAGATATTATAAAATGCTCTGGGGTTGTGGTTTAGGCACTCCATATGTTTACAATCACAGGGAGGCTGTACCTAAAGGTGAGAATGGCTTAATATGAAAACAAAAGGTTTCTATTTCCTGTGGAAGGATCAGGAAACCAAAGTGTTAGATGACAAtactaaaaaaacacaacacagtgtcATGTATAGGATagatatttttatatgttttgATTTAAAGAAGTCAAACATGATGGCAGTTCCTGCTTTAACTACGACTATGCCTAGATTTGCAGGCACATGAGCCATGACAAGCAATGTAAGCCATGAATGTGGTCTTCTTACCGGTGCCAAAAGATTGCAGGATCTCCAGAATAATGTGAGTCTCAGTCTCGGTCTCATTGGCAGCCATATTCCCCAAACACCAGATCCAGAGGGCAAAACAGCGGGCAGAGTAGCCACCCTGACTGTGTGTGCAGAGACTCTCTGTACTCAGTCTGTAGTGCCAGGAGTGGCtgactgtgtgattgtgtgtgagcgtTTTCCCTGCTGCTTGCAAAAACGGAAACTTTCCCGTCACGTTTCCTGAAGGTTTCCCCCCCTGCTTTTAAAATTAGCATGTGTGCAGGCTTATCTGTGTGGGCCACAAGCACTGGGAAACAGAGGCCTTTTCCTATTGCATCATTTCCCCCCATTGCACTCAGTGCACAACAATGGCCCCGTGCCCTTATTATATCCACACAAGGTAACATAATGGTCTCAGGAGAGAGGCCCTTGTCCGGCCATTCTGGCGATGCTTTAAGTCCAGAGAACAAACATGCAATTGAGCAGCAAGGCCAaattagaggaagaggagaggctgTTTTTGTTTTACAACACCCCACCAATACACACACTTCTCCACTACTATTACTGCAGTAGGCCCTGATAAAGCAAAAGTATGGGAAAGGCAGTGGTCAACTGTGCATCTTCAGTTTATCAAGTAGCCAGTCAGAGGTTTTCCTTCCATTGTCtttcctcacccctcccctccccatggaGATTGTCCCAGAGCGCACGCGCGTTAGGTTGACAGCGTGAGAGACATCCATCCCCACTCAGCTGTGGTTAAAATTCCACCAGAACTCTGTGAAAGTTAAGGCTTTTACAGTTGACCTGCAGATGGCGCTACGTGTCAACTAAAACATCGCCACTCTtgtcatggtaaaaaaaaatcgaCAGTCGTTCCTGCCATAGGCCTAGTGCACAACCAGACGTACCCTATCATCAGCTGAAATCGAGGATTTGCATTCATGTGTCTTGTTGTCTAGCACGTCTGCAAACAAGCGCAACGCATTCATCAAAAATAGGCCCTACCTAAATCTGGGCCTATCTGTTCTTATGAATAGCCAGAATGCGGCAGACCTACGCCGGTGTCCGGGAGATTTGCATCGATATGATGCGCAGAAGCTGAGAGACATCAACAGTGTTTATCATCATTGGCCATCataatgtctttaaaaaaaacacgaTCAAGCTGAAACGTGTCAGTGTAACAGTCAACTTCCGAGACAGTTCCAAAAGTTGTCACTTTGATGCAATGCCCTTTGCAGCAATGCGAGCTCTTCTATTGGCTGGTGCAGTAATGTTTGACTGTTTCTATTGGCAACGAAAGTAACACACGCGCTTCCTCCTCCAAAGGGGGTTCCGCATCTGTGACTTCATGCCATTTGCAGTATTGCACTATTCTACTCAAAGGTGTTTAGATAAACGATGACCAGCAGTCTTACCGGCGGTTAAAAGATGAAATACCTTGAACCTAACTAGAAGCGATGCAGGTAGGTTGTAACTGGTGCTGCGCAAAGCATGCACGATTTCGCTTCGTCACCCTAAACTGGTAGGACACTACTGTAGGGTACACAAGTCAACTTGCATGGTAGTAGTGACTTGTAATGGTAATGGTTGTCTGTGCACTAGTTTGCCCAATTAGCTGAACATGCTTGGTCTTGGTTGTCTTATCTGCCTGCTATTCTATTACCTTTTATTGTATTTCATTGTGTGGTAACGTTTTGATGTTGTTgatataaaaaatgtttttttttttttgcttcttgaGGTGCTTTATTATCACTTTTACAGTCAATTCCTTTGGTCAACATAGTTTTACAATCTGCAGAGGAGGCACTGACAGACAGCCTCTACTTTTTGCCTTGCAGTGTTCGGAGACAGGGAGAGGCACTTCTATTGGACAGAAGATGTGCCCAACACAGCATTAAAACTGCTCTGATTGGAAGTCCTCCTGTCACAGCAAATCAAGCTCCTCTCATCtgtggatgcagagagagagagagagagagagagagagagagagagagagagagagagagagagagagagagagagagagagagagagagaggaggaggaggaggaggagaacagagactgtgagtgagagagctaggaagagagagagagagggagagggtgcagtgtgagtgagtgtgtgcgtgttcaggACAGGAGGGGCAGTAGGGAATGCCCTACTCCACTTcgtgagagtggagagtggagagcggTGGTGGTgccgctgcactgcactgcactgtgccgTCCTGACTGCATCAGTGGTCCAGTGGTCTGCTCGGCTGATCTGAGTGGTGCCCTGAGGGGCTGCTGCAGCATCGCTGGACGTCATGGCTTCTCTGGGGATGTTTGGCCGCACCAGCGCGGACATCATGAACGTGATGCAGAGACTGCAAGGTAGGTCCCTTTTTCCATCTTGTCCCTACTGCACCTTCTGCTTGTCCTgacttcctgtcctgtcctgtcctgtctggaCTGGAGACGTTTCCTTTTTTGCTGATTCAGAGTGCTACTGTACCGTCTGAAGTTTGCCACCTTTCTCTTGTTGCTgctacatagatttaaaaaaaaatgcagttttaacccattttagcctgatgactcgtatgttgtttaacct
This is a stretch of genomic DNA from Engraulis encrasicolus isolate BLACKSEA-1 chromosome 19, IST_EnEncr_1.0, whole genome shotgun sequence. It encodes these proteins:
- the myct1b gene encoding myc target protein 1 homolog — protein: MAANETETETHIILEILQSFGTESVVLAFCLSMLVGLLIGILIFIVLTWLSRHRASAVITRPSKRRPNSRAHHNRMGLYRSHGFQHLGDNSLASAHLNIRRQASVDADELLGGGPFKASTFHPPQKGGSWHHSSPPSSPCPQDVETPSPSSEGSPFPNPENKRQSFWLGGNNGLKGYLPTQTPPPAYDSVIHAFQETQT